The Anoplopoma fimbria isolate UVic2021 breed Golden Eagle Sablefish chromosome 20, Afim_UVic_2022, whole genome shotgun sequence genome includes a window with the following:
- the adcy3a gene encoding adenylate cyclase type 3 isoform X1: MPRNRAFSEPEYSAEYSADCSVTLPSDPGQAVGRTHEVTVRSSGCCLCLPRFMRLTFAPESLENLYQTYFRRQRHETLLVLVVFAALFDSYIIVMCAVVYTTDKLASVLVASVGLAADIALYLLCRFGLLPDRVSRRVVPYALWVLIAAQIFCYLGLNYARFHQASDTVGWQAFFSFSFFLTLPLRLTPIVLITTVSCGVHTLVLGVTIAQQQQEDIQGTALSRQLLANVVIYVCAITVGVMSYYMADRKHRKAFLEARQSLEVKLNLEEQSQQQERLLLSILPKHIADEMLQDMKKEPSQKEMQQFNTMYMYRHENVSILFADIVGFTQLSSSCSAQELVKLLNELFARFDKLAAKYHQLRIKILGDCYYCICGLPDYREDHAASSIMMGLAMVEAISYVREKTQTDVDMRVGVHSGTVLGGVLGQKRWQYDVWSTDVTVANKMEAGGIPGRVHISQSTMECLHGEFDVEPGNGGERCDYLRERGIETFLVVVPKGPVGKSGINGVKLSVTSSNGNSPLLINTTECNGSVNTACTTPEEPEDLDTRVVNPSFPNPRRRLRLRDLAERVIDAQENEQELNKLLNEALLERETVQALKGKHTNRLSLRFVDPDLETRYSVEKEKQSGAAFCCSCVVLLFTAAMESLIDPWLIANYITFAVGEILLLILTICSLAAIFPRVFPKKLVSFSTWIDHTRWARNTWAMAAIFILTMADIMDMLSCLPQVADSGSTTVAPSSSSSSSSWSGPDGCLDNPKYYSYIAVLALMATTMLVQVSHMVKLTLMLLITVATGIVNIYSWRDIFDRYDMARFQDYRSYLVPSKFTMTVMIFIMMVSFYYFSRHVEKLARTLFLWKIEVHEQKEKVYEMRRWNEALVTNMLPEHVARHFLGSKKRDEELYSQSYDEIGVMFASIPNFSDFYTEESINNGGIECLRFLNEIISDFDSLLDEPQFRCITKIKTIGSTYMAASGVTSDVSNGYTCIKKEEQSDRERWQHLADLADFALAMKVTLMNINYQSFNNFMLRIGLNKGGVLAGVIGARKPHYDIWGNTVNVASRMESTGVMGNIQVVEDCYNILKEYGFRFVRRGPIFVKGKGELLTYFLKGRDKQGSFINGSSVTLPHQVVDS, encoded by the exons ATGCCTCGGAACCGAGCCTTCTCCGAGCCAGAGTACTCTGCGGAGTACTCGGCGGACTGCTCGGTCACTCTGCCCTCTGACCCAGGGCAGGCGGTCGGGCGAACACACGAGGTCACGGTTCGGAGCTCCGGATGCTGCCTCTGCCTGCCGCGGTTCATGCGCCTCACCTTTGCACCGGAGTCTCTAGAAAACCTCTACCAGACCTACTTCAGGCGGCAGAGACACGAAACCCTGCTGGTGCTGGTCGTGTTCGCGGCCCTCTTCGACAGCTACATCATCGTCATGTGTGCCGTGGTCTACACCACTGACAAGCTGGCTTCTGTTTTAGTGGCATCAGTGGGACTGGCAGCAGACATTGCCCTCTACCTGCTGTGCCGCTTCGGGCTGCTGCCGGACCGCGTCTCGAGACGGGTGGTGCCCTACGCCCTGTGGGTGCTCATAGCAGCTCAGATATTCTGCTACCTGGGTCTGAACTATGCTCGCTTCCACCAGGCCAGTGACACTGTGGGCTGGCAGGCTTTCTtcagcttttcctttttcctgacTCTGCCTTTGAGGCTGACACCCATCGTGCTCATCACTACTGTATCCTGCGGGGTCCACACCCTGGTTCTGGGTGTCACTAtcgcccagcagcagcaggaggacatCCAGGGGACAGCACTTAGCAGACAG CTGCTTGCCAACGTAGTGATCTATGTTTGTGCCATCACCGTGGGCGTCATGTCGTACTACATGGCTGACCGTAAACACCGAAAGGCCTTTTTGGAGGCCAGACAGTCACTGGAGGTCAAACTCAACCTGGAGGAGCAGAGCCAGCAACAG GAACGCCTGCTGCTCTCCATCCTTCCAAAGCACATAGCTGATGAGATGCTTCAGGACATGAAGAAGGAGCCTAGTCAGAAAGAGATGCAGCAGTTCAATACAATGTACATGTACAGACACGAAAACGTCAG TATTTTGTTTGCAGACATCGTGGGCTTCACACAGCTGTCCTCGTCCTGCAGCGCTCAGGAGCTGGTCAAACTGCTCAATGAGCTCTTCGCTCGCTTTGACAAACTGGCTGCA AAATATCACCAGCTGAGGATCAAGATCCTTGGAGACTGCTACTACTGTATCTGTGGGCTGCCAGACTACAGGGAGGACCACGCTGCCAGCTCTATCATGATGGGTCTGGCCATGGTGGAGGCCATCTC GTACGTCCGAGAGAAAACCCAGACAGACGTGGACATGCGGGTTGGAGTGCACAGCGGTACAGTCCTCGGGGGGGTGCTGGGTCAGAAACGCTGGCAGTACGATGTCTGGTCCACAGACGTCACTGTGGCCAACAAGATGGAGGCTGGAGGGATACCAGG ACGTGTCCACATCTCACAGAGCACCATGGAATGTCTTCATGGAGAGTTTGATGTGGAGCCCGGGAATGGAGGTGAGCGCTGTGACTACCTGAGGGAGAGGGGCATCGAAACCTTCCTAGTGGTTGTTCCTAAGGGGCCTGTGGGGAAGAGTGGCATCAATGGTGTA AAGCTGTCTGTTACCTCTTCCAATGGAAACTCCCCGCTGTTGATCAACACCACAGAGTGTAACGGCAGTGTGAACACAGCCTGCACCACTCCGGAGGAACCAGAAGACCTTGATACAAGG GTGGTAAATCCATCTTTCCCTAACCCTCGGAGAAGGCTTCGGCTGCGGGACCTGGCTGAAAGGGTGATCGATGCTCAGGAGAACGAACAGGAGCTCAACAAACTGCTCAACGAGGCTCTGCTGGAAAGAGAGACAGTCCAAGC TCTGAAGGGGAAACACACCAACAGACTATCCCTGAGGTTTGTGGATCCGGACCTGGAGACTCGTTACTCTGTGGAGAAGGAGAAACAGAGCGGAGCTGCCTTCTGCTGCTCCTGTGTGGTCCTGCTCTTCACTGCAGCCATGGAGTCACTCATAGACCCCTG GCTGATTGCAAACTACATCACCTTTGCAGTGGGAGAAATCCTGCTGCTCATCCTGACGATCTGTTCTCTGGCTGCCATCTTCCCTAGA GTCTTTCCCAAGAAGCTGGTGTCTTTCTCCACCTGGATCGACCACACCCGATGGGCTCGTAACACCTGGGCTATGGCAGCCATCTTCATACTCACCATGGCCGACATCATGGACATG CTGAGTTGTCTGCCTCAAGTCGCCGACTCAGGTAGCACCACAGTggccccgtcctcctcctcctcttcctcctcctggtctGGCCCTGACGGTTGTCTGGACAACCCCAAATATTACAGCTACATTGCTGTGCTGGCACTGATGGCCACCACCATGCTGGTTCAGGTCAGTCACATGGTCAAGCTCACACTGATGCTGCTCATCACAGTGGCCACCGGCATTGTTAACATCTACAGCTGGAGGGACATCTTCGACCGCTATGACATGGCCCGCTTTCAGGACTACAG GTCATACCTGGTCCCCTCCAAGTTCACAATGACGGTTATGATCTTCATTATGATGGTCAGCTTCTATTATTTCTCCCGACAT GTGGAGAAGCTTGCCCGCACCCTGTTCCTGTGGAAGATTGAGGTCCATGAGCAGAAGGAGAAAGTGTACGAGATGAGACGCTGGAATGAAGCACTGGTGACCAACATGCTGCCTGAACATGTGGCCCGACACTTCCTGGGCTCCAAGAAAAGGGATGAG GAGTTGTACAGCCAGTCCTACGATGAGATTGGAGTCATGTTTGCCTCAATTCCCAACTTCTCTGATTTCTACACGGAGGAGAGCATCAATAACGGAGGGATTGAATGCTTACGGTTCCTCAATGAGATCATCTCAGACTTTGACAGT CTGCTGGATGAGCCTCAGTTCCGCTGCATCACAAAAATCAAGACAATCGGCAGCACCTACATGGCAGCATCGGGTGTCACCTCAGATGTCAGCAACGGCTACACCTGCATTAAG AAGGAGGAGCAGTCTGACAGAGAGCGCTGGCAGCACCTGGCAGACCTGGCAGACTTTGCTCTGGCCATGAAGGTCACACTCATGAACATCAACTACCAGTCATTCAACAACTTCATGCTACGCATCG GTCTGAATAAGGGTGGAGTGTTAGCAGGAGTGATTGGTGCCCGAAAACCCCACTACGATATCTGGGGCAACACTGTGAACGTGGCCAGTCGCATGGAGTCCACGGGGGTCATGGGAAACATCCAG
- the adcy3a gene encoding adenylate cyclase type 3 isoform X2 codes for MPRNRAFSEPEYSAEYSADCSVTLPSDPGQAVGRTHEVTVRSSGCCLCLPRFMRLTFAPESLENLYQTYFRRQRHETLLVLVVFAALFDSYIIVMCAVVYTTDKLASVLVASVGLAADIALYLLCRFGLLPDRVSRRVVPYALWVLIAAQIFCYLGLNYARFHQASDTVGWQAFFSFSFFLTLPLRLTPIVLITTVSCGVHTLVLGVTIAQQQQEDIQGTALSRQLLANVVIYVCAITVGVMSYYMADRKHRKAFLEARQSLEVKLNLEEQSQQQERLLLSILPKHIADEMLQDMKKEPSQKEMQQFNTMYMYRHENVSILFADIVGFTQLSSSCSAQELVKLLNELFARFDKLAAKYHQLRIKILGDCYYCICGLPDYREDHAASSIMMGLAMVEAISYVREKTQTDVDMRVGVHSGTVLGGVLGQKRWQYDVWSTDVTVANKMEAGGIPGRVHISQSTMECLHGEFDVEPGNGGERCDYLRERGIETFLVVVPKGPVGKSGINGVKLSVTSSNGNSPLLINTTECNGSVNTACTTPEEPEDLDTRVVNPSFPNPRRRLRLRDLAERVIDAQENEQELNKLLNEALLERETVQALKGKHTNRLSLRFVDPDLETRYSVEKEKQSGAAFCCSCVVLLFTAAMESLIDPWLIANYITFAVGEILLLILTICSLAAIFPRVFPKKLVSFSTWIDHTRWARNTWAMAAIFILTMADIMDMLSCLPQVADSGSTTVAPSSSSSSSSWSGPDGCLDNPKYYSYIAVLALMATTMLVQVSHMVKLTLMLLITVATGIVNIYSWRDIFDRYDMARFQDYRSYLVPSKFTMTVMIFIMMVSFYYFSRHVEKLARTLFLWKIEVHEQKEKVYEMRRWNEALVTNMLPEHVARHFLGSKKRDEELYSQSYDEIGVMFASIPNFSDFYTEESINNGGIECLRFLNEIISDFDSLLDEPQFRCITKIKTIGSTYMAASGVTSDVSNGYTCIKEEQSDRERWQHLADLADFALAMKVTLMNINYQSFNNFMLRIGLNKGGVLAGVIGARKPHYDIWGNTVNVASRMESTGVMGNIQVVEDCYNILKEYGFRFVRRGPIFVKGKGELLTYFLKGRDKQGSFINGSSVTLPHQVVDS; via the exons ATGCCTCGGAACCGAGCCTTCTCCGAGCCAGAGTACTCTGCGGAGTACTCGGCGGACTGCTCGGTCACTCTGCCCTCTGACCCAGGGCAGGCGGTCGGGCGAACACACGAGGTCACGGTTCGGAGCTCCGGATGCTGCCTCTGCCTGCCGCGGTTCATGCGCCTCACCTTTGCACCGGAGTCTCTAGAAAACCTCTACCAGACCTACTTCAGGCGGCAGAGACACGAAACCCTGCTGGTGCTGGTCGTGTTCGCGGCCCTCTTCGACAGCTACATCATCGTCATGTGTGCCGTGGTCTACACCACTGACAAGCTGGCTTCTGTTTTAGTGGCATCAGTGGGACTGGCAGCAGACATTGCCCTCTACCTGCTGTGCCGCTTCGGGCTGCTGCCGGACCGCGTCTCGAGACGGGTGGTGCCCTACGCCCTGTGGGTGCTCATAGCAGCTCAGATATTCTGCTACCTGGGTCTGAACTATGCTCGCTTCCACCAGGCCAGTGACACTGTGGGCTGGCAGGCTTTCTtcagcttttcctttttcctgacTCTGCCTTTGAGGCTGACACCCATCGTGCTCATCACTACTGTATCCTGCGGGGTCCACACCCTGGTTCTGGGTGTCACTAtcgcccagcagcagcaggaggacatCCAGGGGACAGCACTTAGCAGACAG CTGCTTGCCAACGTAGTGATCTATGTTTGTGCCATCACCGTGGGCGTCATGTCGTACTACATGGCTGACCGTAAACACCGAAAGGCCTTTTTGGAGGCCAGACAGTCACTGGAGGTCAAACTCAACCTGGAGGAGCAGAGCCAGCAACAG GAACGCCTGCTGCTCTCCATCCTTCCAAAGCACATAGCTGATGAGATGCTTCAGGACATGAAGAAGGAGCCTAGTCAGAAAGAGATGCAGCAGTTCAATACAATGTACATGTACAGACACGAAAACGTCAG TATTTTGTTTGCAGACATCGTGGGCTTCACACAGCTGTCCTCGTCCTGCAGCGCTCAGGAGCTGGTCAAACTGCTCAATGAGCTCTTCGCTCGCTTTGACAAACTGGCTGCA AAATATCACCAGCTGAGGATCAAGATCCTTGGAGACTGCTACTACTGTATCTGTGGGCTGCCAGACTACAGGGAGGACCACGCTGCCAGCTCTATCATGATGGGTCTGGCCATGGTGGAGGCCATCTC GTACGTCCGAGAGAAAACCCAGACAGACGTGGACATGCGGGTTGGAGTGCACAGCGGTACAGTCCTCGGGGGGGTGCTGGGTCAGAAACGCTGGCAGTACGATGTCTGGTCCACAGACGTCACTGTGGCCAACAAGATGGAGGCTGGAGGGATACCAGG ACGTGTCCACATCTCACAGAGCACCATGGAATGTCTTCATGGAGAGTTTGATGTGGAGCCCGGGAATGGAGGTGAGCGCTGTGACTACCTGAGGGAGAGGGGCATCGAAACCTTCCTAGTGGTTGTTCCTAAGGGGCCTGTGGGGAAGAGTGGCATCAATGGTGTA AAGCTGTCTGTTACCTCTTCCAATGGAAACTCCCCGCTGTTGATCAACACCACAGAGTGTAACGGCAGTGTGAACACAGCCTGCACCACTCCGGAGGAACCAGAAGACCTTGATACAAGG GTGGTAAATCCATCTTTCCCTAACCCTCGGAGAAGGCTTCGGCTGCGGGACCTGGCTGAAAGGGTGATCGATGCTCAGGAGAACGAACAGGAGCTCAACAAACTGCTCAACGAGGCTCTGCTGGAAAGAGAGACAGTCCAAGC TCTGAAGGGGAAACACACCAACAGACTATCCCTGAGGTTTGTGGATCCGGACCTGGAGACTCGTTACTCTGTGGAGAAGGAGAAACAGAGCGGAGCTGCCTTCTGCTGCTCCTGTGTGGTCCTGCTCTTCACTGCAGCCATGGAGTCACTCATAGACCCCTG GCTGATTGCAAACTACATCACCTTTGCAGTGGGAGAAATCCTGCTGCTCATCCTGACGATCTGTTCTCTGGCTGCCATCTTCCCTAGA GTCTTTCCCAAGAAGCTGGTGTCTTTCTCCACCTGGATCGACCACACCCGATGGGCTCGTAACACCTGGGCTATGGCAGCCATCTTCATACTCACCATGGCCGACATCATGGACATG CTGAGTTGTCTGCCTCAAGTCGCCGACTCAGGTAGCACCACAGTggccccgtcctcctcctcctcttcctcctcctggtctGGCCCTGACGGTTGTCTGGACAACCCCAAATATTACAGCTACATTGCTGTGCTGGCACTGATGGCCACCACCATGCTGGTTCAGGTCAGTCACATGGTCAAGCTCACACTGATGCTGCTCATCACAGTGGCCACCGGCATTGTTAACATCTACAGCTGGAGGGACATCTTCGACCGCTATGACATGGCCCGCTTTCAGGACTACAG GTCATACCTGGTCCCCTCCAAGTTCACAATGACGGTTATGATCTTCATTATGATGGTCAGCTTCTATTATTTCTCCCGACAT GTGGAGAAGCTTGCCCGCACCCTGTTCCTGTGGAAGATTGAGGTCCATGAGCAGAAGGAGAAAGTGTACGAGATGAGACGCTGGAATGAAGCACTGGTGACCAACATGCTGCCTGAACATGTGGCCCGACACTTCCTGGGCTCCAAGAAAAGGGATGAG GAGTTGTACAGCCAGTCCTACGATGAGATTGGAGTCATGTTTGCCTCAATTCCCAACTTCTCTGATTTCTACACGGAGGAGAGCATCAATAACGGAGGGATTGAATGCTTACGGTTCCTCAATGAGATCATCTCAGACTTTGACAGT CTGCTGGATGAGCCTCAGTTCCGCTGCATCACAAAAATCAAGACAATCGGCAGCACCTACATGGCAGCATCGGGTGTCACCTCAGATGTCAGCAACGGCTACACCTGCATTAAG GAGGAGCAGTCTGACAGAGAGCGCTGGCAGCACCTGGCAGACCTGGCAGACTTTGCTCTGGCCATGAAGGTCACACTCATGAACATCAACTACCAGTCATTCAACAACTTCATGCTACGCATCG GTCTGAATAAGGGTGGAGTGTTAGCAGGAGTGATTGGTGCCCGAAAACCCCACTACGATATCTGGGGCAACACTGTGAACGTGGCCAGTCGCATGGAGTCCACGGGGGTCATGGGAAACATCCAG